A section of the Candidatus Limnocylindrales bacterium genome encodes:
- a CDS encoding ComF family protein, whose product MQNFQKILEALSDFLFPAECIFCKNFLGEERILNFCKNCWRKVELIQDSVCCCCGRPFPSQNVSETAPGFTCENCRKGLYHFDKARAVGKYQGVLQEAIHQFKYEPTRVGRGKPGLGKHLAKLMVQHLPPDLNLNAFDVIIPVPLHKSRKRWRGFNQSEILGRFLGQHYRIPLDTRHLYRIKETRPQVELTGKERIGNVRGAFEVQRAKDLEGKKVVLVDDVFTTGSTVNESSRILKKAGVREILVLTLARA is encoded by the coding sequence ATGCAAAATTTCCAAAAAATTTTAGAAGCCCTCTCAGATTTTCTTTTTCCGGCGGAATGTATTTTTTGTAAAAATTTTTTGGGAGAAGAACGGATCTTAAATTTTTGCAAAAATTGCTGGAGGAAAGTAGAATTAATACAGGACTCAGTTTGCTGTTGTTGTGGTAGACCCTTTCCATCTCAGAACGTCTCCGAAACGGCTCCCGGTTTTACCTGTGAAAACTGCCGGAAAGGTCTTTATCATTTTGATAAAGCCCGAGCGGTAGGAAAGTATCAGGGGGTTTTACAGGAGGCTATTCATCAATTTAAATATGAACCAACCCGAGTTGGGAGAGGAAAACCAGGTCTCGGAAAGCATCTAGCAAAGCTTATGGTTCAACATTTACCCCCGGATTTGAATCTAAATGCCTTTGATGTGATAATCCCGGTTCCCCTTCATAAAAGCCGTAAACGGTGGCGAGGATTTAATCAATCGGAGATCCTGGGCAGGTTCCTCGGCCAGCACTATCGAATCCCCTTGGATACCCGTCACTTATATCGCATCAAAGAAACCCGACCTCAGGTGGAGCTTACCGGTAAGGAACGGATCGGGAATGTACGGGGCGCTTTCGAAGTTCAGAGGGCCAAAGACTTAGAAGGAAAAAAGGTGGTTCTAGTAGACGACGTTTTTACCACAGGTTCAACGGTAAACGAATCGAGTCGAATATTAAAAAAGGCAGGAGTCAGGGAAATTCTCGTTTTGACTCTGGCCAGAGCCTAA
- a CDS encoding sigma 54-interacting transcriptional regulator, with amino-acid sequence MRHGLEYYLVGQSPALLKFKGELKTVAPTMWPLLLWGEPGSGMTFYAKTIHTATQTGKFIPITCFSLEPEAVKRQFLGFEDTPGWLEEAHEGTIFLKRATECSLVVQEILERIIATGNVDGLIDFFRVNSTDTLQSKVRFMASVVGDLDKALTDKILHPGLFEIFKNRGKVLYVPSLRERREDIPEIVALLMEELNTKYHKKIRKISPEAMELLQSYSWPGNMAELKRTLDALFAQPDMEGGVITAEHISPYLSVSEDHNQECLIKLKAEQFKGRLKSRSFILQRDSDQYTLPVEDITEIIRVDDEDFLTPRLKYFTFKLKDGSQVNGKILDEFIEVETSFTNSFRFKPAELHHLLIT; translated from the coding sequence ATGCGACATGGGTTAGAGTATTATCTGGTGGGTCAATCTCCTGCTCTGCTGAAATTTAAAGGTGAACTTAAGACGGTGGCTCCCACGATGTGGCCTTTACTTCTCTGGGGAGAGCCTGGAAGTGGGATGACTTTTTATGCAAAAACCATCCATACAGCTACCCAGACTGGTAAATTTATTCCCATTACCTGCTTTTCCCTGGAACCCGAAGCGGTTAAACGTCAATTTTTAGGTTTTGAGGACACCCCAGGATGGCTGGAGGAAGCCCATGAAGGAACTATTTTCTTGAAACGGGCTACCGAATGTTCCCTGGTTGTCCAGGAAATCCTGGAACGGATTATTGCAACCGGAAATGTAGATGGGTTAATAGATTTCTTCCGGGTGAACAGTACCGATACCCTCCAGAGCAAGGTTCGATTTATGGCTTCTGTGGTGGGAGATTTAGATAAGGCCCTGACCGATAAGATTTTACATCCAGGTCTTTTTGAAATCTTTAAGAATCGAGGAAAGGTCTTGTATGTTCCCTCTTTGCGGGAGCGTCGAGAAGACATTCCAGAAATCGTGGCCCTTCTCATGGAAGAACTCAACACTAAATATCATAAGAAGATACGGAAGATCAGCCCGGAAGCTATGGAACTTCTCCAGAGCTACTCCTGGCCCGGAAACATGGCCGAGTTGAAGAGAACTCTGGATGCACTATTCGCGCAACCGGATATGGAGGGAGGGGTCATCACGGCCGAGCATATCTCTCCCTATCTTTCTGTTTCGGAGGATCATAACCAGGAGTGCTTGATTAAACTGAAAGCAGAACAGTTTAAGGGACGACTTAAATCTCGAAGCTTCATCCTGCAAAGAGATTCGGATCAATATACCCTCCCTGTAGAAGACATTACGGAAATTATCCGGGTGGACGATGAAGATTTTCTAACTCCAAGACTCAAATATTTTACCTTCAAGTTGAAAGACGGAAGTCAGGTCAACGGAAAAATTCTGGATGAATTTATAGAAGTCGAAACCTCGTTCACCAACTCATTTCGGTTTAAACCCGCTGAATTACACCATCTGCTCATTACCTGA
- a CDS encoding metal-sensitive transcriptional regulator: MQVKSSPKSILDRLKRIEGQIRGIQKMIEEDRYCIEILTQLTSVVAALKGVEDVIMEKHLETCVAEAMQFGSEREKQEKINEIMDILSKFRRY, encoded by the coding sequence ATGCAAGTAAAAAGCTCACCTAAATCCATCCTGGATCGTCTCAAACGAATTGAGGGGCAGATTCGTGGGATTCAAAAGATGATAGAGGAGGATCGTTACTGTATCGAAATACTGACGCAATTAACTTCTGTGGTTGCAGCCTTAAAAGGAGTTGAAGACGTGATCATGGAAAAGCATCTGGAAACGTGTGTAGCCGAAGCGATGCAATTCGGGTCGGAACGCGAAAAACAAGAAAAAATAAACGAGATCATGGATATTTTATCAAAGTTCAGGAGATACTAA
- a CDS encoding 2-dehydropantoate 2-reductase, whose product MRILVMGTGGVGGYFGGLLAKAGEEVYFVARGEHLRALKERGLTVKSVVGDFSLKVKAIAQPQEAGLVDVILFCVKTYDTENAARQILSNLGNQTVVLTLQNGVDNGEKIGKIVGEEKVMVGAVYIESHISAPGVISQTAGPRKIVFGELQGPITDRARRLFNLFQKAGINCELSENMKKALWSKFVFICAASGLTGLTRTPMREAIEFPQTREIFLAALKESIAVAEGLGLFLDPDLIDRILAIATTFTKESKASLLRDLENEKRIEIEALNGTVVRLGKELSIPTPVNQVIYACLKLVDEKHRAKLNS is encoded by the coding sequence ATGCGAATTCTCGTCATGGGTACAGGAGGGGTAGGGGGGTATTTTGGTGGACTTTTAGCAAAGGCCGGGGAGGAGGTTTATTTCGTTGCCCGGGGCGAACATCTCCGGGCGTTGAAGGAACGGGGATTAACGGTTAAGAGTGTAGTCGGAGATTTTTCTCTTAAAGTAAAAGCCATCGCTCAACCTCAGGAAGCGGGACTCGTGGATGTGATCCTGTTTTGTGTAAAGACCTATGATACCGAAAATGCCGCCAGGCAGATTTTATCCAACCTCGGTAACCAGACGGTGGTCTTAACTTTGCAAAATGGGGTTGACAACGGAGAGAAAATTGGGAAAATCGTAGGGGAAGAGAAGGTGATGGTTGGAGCCGTCTATATTGAATCCCATATCAGTGCTCCGGGAGTTATTTCTCAAACAGCGGGACCCCGGAAGATTGTTTTTGGAGAACTTCAGGGACCTATAACAGACCGGGCACGGCGTCTTTTTAACCTGTTTCAGAAAGCCGGAATTAATTGTGAGCTTTCTGAAAATATGAAGAAAGCCCTGTGGAGTAAATTTGTGTTTATTTGTGCTGCCAGTGGCTTAACAGGGTTGACGCGTACTCCGATGCGGGAAGCCATAGAGTTCCCACAAACACGGGAGATCTTCCTGGCAGCCCTGAAAGAATCCATAGCAGTGGCGGAAGGTTTAGGCCTCTTTCTGGATCCGGATCTCATCGATAGAATTTTAGCCATTGCTACAACTTTCACTAAAGAGAGTAAGGCTTCCCTGCTTCGGGATCTGGAAAATGAAAAGCGGATAGAGATAGAAGCTTTAAACGGAACCGTCGTCCGATTGGGAAAAGAGCTATCTATCCCAACTCCGGTCAACCAGGTTATTTACGCCTGTCTAAAACTTGTAGATGAAAAGCATCGAGCGAAATTAAATTCCTAA
- a CDS encoding response regulator, giving the protein MAKVMIVDDSGTVRRYLSQMIELANHSATAVESGEKAIALLEEFAAKDPALLPDLIFMDVLMAPGMSGIEATQKIKAHPNPTIAEIPIVILTGIGEQDIASEALDAGALDYMVKPSNTEALSSFLDNLRKKLERLLNLSTRSLKKGAGLIADLTNENLPSLLQMLHLEGASGYVTLTNPRNRQSASMHIRYGNIEHLVLVDNSKGVKKRLEGEEAFHTLINWPEGTFSFGRANPERMPKGKPLNLVALLAAADVREVGEKKLLSESAQASGPLESYKEFKANLERELLELIKSSTATQLFYVRVKTKTFVLLKVMKTPGKFGLFKDEKEFLTFVQKRSADFMNGKFLEISFFFEKGYVNMRRIGRGDFIVLLDPYQDKPKEGRLITAQAATIIRKAALERRSKRSAATSY; this is encoded by the coding sequence ATGGCAAAAGTAATGATTGTAGACGATAGCGGTACCGTCCGACGTTATCTCAGTCAGATGATAGAGCTGGCAAACCATTCAGCTACAGCGGTAGAGTCAGGGGAAAAAGCGATTGCTTTACTGGAAGAGTTTGCCGCAAAAGATCCGGCTCTTTTGCCGGATCTTATTTTCATGGATGTCCTGATGGCTCCCGGCATGAGTGGGATTGAAGCTACCCAGAAAATCAAGGCACACCCAAACCCAACCATTGCCGAAATACCCATTGTTATTTTAACAGGTATTGGAGAACAAGATATCGCCAGTGAAGCTTTGGATGCCGGGGCTCTGGATTATATGGTCAAACCTTCCAATACTGAAGCCCTGTCATCTTTTTTAGATAATTTGCGTAAAAAGCTGGAGAGGTTGCTTAATCTAAGTACCAGGAGTTTGAAGAAGGGAGCCGGACTTATCGCCGATCTTACCAACGAGAATCTGCCTTCATTGCTTCAGATGCTTCATCTGGAAGGTGCTTCAGGTTACGTGACCCTTACAAACCCCCGGAATCGCCAGAGTGCCTCGATGCATATCCGATACGGTAACATCGAGCATCTGGTCCTGGTCGATAACTCCAAAGGGGTGAAAAAACGGCTTGAAGGAGAAGAGGCCTTCCATACCCTTATTAACTGGCCGGAAGGAACCTTCTCCTTTGGAAGGGCCAATCCGGAGAGAATGCCCAAGGGAAAACCTCTTAATTTGGTTGCCCTTTTAGCAGCCGCAGATGTCAGAGAAGTCGGGGAGAAAAAGCTCCTGAGTGAATCTGCTCAGGCTTCCGGTCCCCTGGAATCTTACAAGGAATTTAAGGCCAACCTGGAAAGAGAACTTTTAGAGTTAATAAAAAGTTCAACGGCGACCCAACTCTTTTATGTTCGGGTGAAAACTAAAACCTTTGTTCTGCTCAAAGTGATGAAAACCCCAGGTAAATTCGGCCTCTTTAAAGATGAAAAAGAATTCTTAACCTTTGTCCAGAAACGTTCTGCCGATTTCATGAACGGAAAATTTCTGGAAATCTCCTTCTTCTTTGAGAAAGGTTATGTGAACATGCGTCGAATTGGAAGGGGAGACTTTATTGTCCTCTTAGATCCTTATCAGGATAAGCCTAAGGAGGGGCGACTCATTACGGCTCAGGCCGCTACCATCATCCGAAAGGCTGCCCTGGAAAGGAGAAGTAAACGATCGGCAGCTACTTCTTACTGA
- a CDS encoding DEAD/DEAH box helicase has translation MKVQELQKFGIDPEIIRIWVKQESDLLLPVQEQAIKDYKILEGRDLLVSAPTSSGKTFLGEIAALYNIFRRRKVIYLVPLKALAEEKYADFCNKYAGFGIKVVLSTGDRSEFDAAILRGDFQLAVIVFEKMNRLLTRNQALINNCGLVIVDEIQMTTDDTRGANLEMLLTQILSSREKVSQKIQLIGLSAVIGDLNRLDQWLGMTVLNSVQRPVELQEGILTRDGTFKYREFLSGQMGIEKFPEFTPDPRINLKSVEGRKEYQYRRLAHFVSYFVRQGEQVLIFRKWKGLTRETAFRLAIDLNLPPAEEAIEALQNVENSVSKEILMSALKHGVAFHNADLGSEERRVIEEYFKAEDSKIRVVCATTTLAMGINLPVKTVIINDMEKPDPDAKTFQEIPLSPAEYKSMSGRAGRFGKQDKGRSIIFADTAAQFSIFWRNYIDGEFPKMNSHLYNSPLLQETLLLIASERCSSREELIDFFTRSYAGYLYWSPSEGRTAGRLSLVNKVERALKICAENGLIKETVADEWKPTELGRICALQGVSIFSFLNLLQLLPEIHPSDYHPWELLFLATHNREIEELHFRLPLSTLDSGEYIRDLQDLNLPHWENLLQRSEELFGDRYETIKRLKMSLILWDWIQGTDLREIELKYNRDYQDKAYSGVIRTLAENSSWMLETLAEVVTAKHYDVEFVKNLKILSRRVLYGIHEEEVALAELRIPGLTRENLHRLSQWGYTSPEAVAKADVEILQRIIPRELAVKIKEILQKKPASKGFQGMENQKLRLEKLGLETSFLLSVYQAETLTDLAESIGRLLQHLEVPSILKKVGESDSSTDYTLRDDKAVIFLRVLPPQEKEIPLNQVAEVLSKAARFVPLSIVIIGKPGFSQEALEEAKQLSQAYSVNIQPLSVYDLGERYVEILEGQRPIGMLFQ, from the coding sequence ATGAAAGTTCAGGAGCTTCAAAAGTTCGGTATAGACCCGGAGATTATCCGAATCTGGGTTAAACAGGAAAGTGACCTTCTCCTTCCGGTTCAGGAACAGGCCATCAAAGACTATAAAATCCTGGAAGGAAGAGATCTTTTGGTTTCTGCCCCGACCTCGTCGGGTAAAACGTTTTTGGGGGAAATAGCTGCTCTTTATAATATTTTCCGGAGAAGAAAAGTTATTTATCTGGTTCCTTTAAAGGCTTTGGCCGAGGAAAAATACGCAGATTTCTGTAATAAGTATGCCGGGTTTGGGATCAAAGTTGTTCTTTCTACGGGAGACCGTTCAGAGTTCGATGCTGCGATCCTTCGAGGGGATTTTCAACTGGCGGTGATTGTTTTTGAAAAGATGAACCGACTGCTTACGCGGAATCAAGCGCTTATCAACAATTGTGGTCTGGTGATTGTCGATGAAATTCAGATGACCACCGATGATACCCGGGGGGCTAATCTGGAAATGCTGTTGACTCAGATTTTATCTTCCCGGGAAAAGGTTTCTCAGAAGATTCAGTTAATTGGGCTTTCTGCGGTTATAGGAGATTTAAATCGATTAGACCAGTGGTTAGGGATGACAGTTTTGAATTCGGTGCAACGGCCTGTTGAACTTCAGGAAGGAATTCTGACCCGGGATGGAACCTTTAAATACCGGGAGTTCCTGTCGGGCCAGATGGGGATTGAGAAATTTCCGGAATTTACGCCTGATCCCAGGATCAACTTGAAATCCGTGGAGGGGAGAAAGGAGTATCAATACCGTCGGTTAGCCCATTTTGTTTCTTATTTTGTTCGGCAAGGGGAACAGGTTTTGATCTTCAGAAAGTGGAAGGGATTGACCCGAGAGACGGCTTTCCGGCTGGCCATTGACTTGAATTTACCCCCCGCCGAGGAGGCTATTGAGGCTCTCCAAAACGTGGAGAACTCGGTTTCTAAAGAGATTTTGATGTCGGCCTTAAAGCATGGGGTGGCCTTCCATAATGCAGATTTAGGAAGTGAGGAGCGAAGGGTCATCGAGGAGTATTTTAAGGCAGAGGATAGCAAAATTCGGGTCGTCTGTGCCACCACCACACTGGCCATGGGAATCAACCTTCCGGTAAAGACCGTGATCATCAACGATATGGAGAAACCGGACCCGGATGCTAAAACTTTCCAGGAAATTCCCCTCTCTCCGGCAGAGTACAAGAGTATGAGCGGTCGGGCCGGGCGGTTTGGTAAACAGGATAAGGGTCGATCGATTATTTTTGCCGATACGGCAGCTCAGTTCAGTATCTTCTGGCGTAACTATATCGATGGCGAGTTCCCTAAAATGAATTCCCATCTCTATAACAGTCCTTTACTGCAAGAAACGCTTTTGCTGATTGCTTCGGAACGTTGCAGCTCCCGAGAAGAATTGATAGATTTCTTTACCCGTTCCTATGCAGGTTATCTGTATTGGAGCCCGAGCGAAGGAAGGACAGCAGGGCGGTTATCTTTAGTCAATAAAGTGGAGAGGGCTTTAAAAATCTGTGCAGAAAATGGGTTGATCAAAGAAACCGTGGCCGATGAGTGGAAACCAACAGAACTCGGGAGAATATGTGCCCTTCAAGGCGTCTCCATCTTTTCGTTTTTAAATCTTCTCCAGTTACTTCCCGAGATCCATCCCTCGGATTATCATCCCTGGGAATTGCTTTTCCTGGCTACCCACAACCGGGAGATCGAAGAACTTCATTTTCGGCTCCCCCTGAGTACTCTGGATTCCGGAGAATATATCCGGGACCTCCAGGATCTGAATCTTCCCCATTGGGAAAATCTTTTGCAAAGATCCGAGGAACTGTTTGGTGATCGCTACGAAACCATCAAACGTCTCAAGATGTCCCTCATTCTGTGGGACTGGATCCAGGGGACCGATCTTCGGGAAATCGAGCTCAAATACAATCGAGATTATCAGGACAAAGCTTACAGTGGCGTGATTCGAACTCTGGCCGAGAATAGCAGTTGGATGCTGGAGACCCTGGCCGAAGTTGTAACGGCAAAGCATTATGATGTTGAATTTGTCAAAAACCTCAAAATACTTTCCCGACGGGTACTTTATGGAATTCATGAGGAGGAAGTGGCCCTGGCAGAGCTCAGGATTCCCGGTCTGACCCGTGAAAATTTACATCGACTGTCCCAATGGGGTTATACTTCCCCGGAAGCGGTGGCTAAAGCCGATGTTGAGATCCTCCAGCGTATTATTCCCAGGGAACTGGCTGTGAAAATCAAAGAGATCCTTCAAAAGAAGCCGGCCTCTAAAGGGTTCCAGGGAATGGAGAATCAAAAACTCAGATTGGAAAAGCTGGGTCTGGAGACCTCCTTCCTGCTAAGTGTGTATCAGGCTGAGACCTTAACCGATCTGGCAGAATCTATCGGTCGTTTACTTCAACACCTTGAGGTTCCGTCCATCCTTAAAAAAGTGGGTGAGTCAGACTCCAGTACGGATTATACCCTGCGGGATGATAAGGCGGTAATCTTCCTACGGGTTCTTCCACCCCAGGAGAAGGAAATTCCGCTGAACCAGGTTGCAGAGGTTTTATCCAAAGCCGCCAGGTTTGTTCCTCTTTCTATCGTGATTATCGGAAAACCTGGCTTCAGTCAGGAAGCCCTGGAAGAAGCTAAGCAACTTTCCCAGGCTTATTCGGTTAACATTCAGCCCCTTTCTGTGTATGATCTGGGGGAGCGGTATGTGGAAATTTTGGAGGGACAGCGACCCATCGGGATGCTCTTTCAGTAA
- the nikB gene encoding nickel ABC transporter permease, giving the protein MIPYIIRRLLWVIPVILGVSTLVFFFIHLIPGDPVELMLGESAEPADKAALREELGLNKPILQQYTQFLWRLAQGNLGRSLHTHKPVLQSILTRYPATLELTFAALGIAVIIAIPVGVMAATRQYSWLDNGSMFLALLGVSMPNFWLGPLFIILFSINLGWLPVSGRGGWDHLILPAITLGMAMAAILTRMTRSSVLEVIHEDYIRTARAKGLRESVVIFKHALRNALIPVITLIGLQFGTLLSGAVITETIFAWPGIGRLTIEAINKRDYPLVQGCILVIALSYVLVNLITDLIYSLVDPRIRYEK; this is encoded by the coding sequence ATGATACCATATATTATTCGACGTTTGTTATGGGTTATTCCTGTCATTCTGGGAGTGTCTACCCTTGTCTTCTTTTTTATCCATCTTATTCCTGGGGATCCTGTGGAATTGATGTTAGGGGAAAGTGCAGAGCCTGCCGATAAAGCTGCTCTGCGGGAAGAGCTGGGACTTAACAAGCCTATCCTTCAGCAGTATACCCAATTTCTCTGGAGACTTGCCCAGGGTAACCTGGGAAGATCCCTGCATACCCACAAACCGGTTTTACAGAGTATTCTTACCCGGTATCCGGCTACCCTGGAATTGACCTTTGCGGCCTTAGGTATTGCAGTGATAATTGCGATCCCGGTAGGGGTTATGGCAGCCACGCGACAGTATTCCTGGTTAGATAACGGTTCTATGTTTCTGGCTTTGTTAGGGGTTTCCATGCCTAATTTCTGGTTGGGTCCCCTGTTCATTATTTTATTTTCCATTAACCTGGGATGGTTACCCGTATCCGGAAGAGGGGGATGGGATCATCTCATCCTGCCGGCCATAACCCTGGGTATGGCCATGGCCGCAATCCTGACCCGTATGACCCGTTCCAGTGTTCTGGAGGTGATCCATGAGGACTATATTCGAACCGCTCGGGCCAAGGGACTTCGGGAGAGTGTGGTTATTTTTAAGCATGCTCTCCGAAATGCTCTGATCCCGGTAATTACCCTGATAGGTCTTCAATTCGGTACATTGCTCTCCGGGGCTGTGATCACGGAAACGATCTTTGCCTGGCCAGGAATCGGACGGTTAACTATTGAAGCCATCAATAAGCGGGATTATCCTCTGGTACAGGGATGCATACTGGTTATTGCTTTGTCTTATGTCCTGGTAAACCTGATTACAGACCTGATCTACTCCCTGGTGGATCCTCGAATTAGATATGAAAAATAG
- the nikC gene encoding nickel transporter permease: protein MKNRLARIGLLIISLLIFTAIFAPFLAPYDPTDQKMEEGLNPPSPEHPFGQDRLGRDILSRIIYGSRISLGVGMATVGVSLTLGLFIGSIAGYYGGLVDQLFMRIIDILQAFPGILLAISIIAILGPSLSHVTLALCLMGWVSYARIVRGQVLFLREYEYVAAAKALGASASRIILHHILPNLLAPVMVQATFGMAGAILAEAGLSFLGLGAQPPTPSWGSMLNEGRQFLLVAPHLTTFPGLAIMIVVLGFNFLGDGLRDMLDVKSAD from the coding sequence ATGAAAAATAGATTGGCTCGCATAGGTTTACTGATCATCTCCCTGTTGATTTTCACGGCCATCTTTGCCCCTTTCCTGGCCCCCTATGATCCTACCGATCAAAAGATGGAAGAAGGTTTGAATCCTCCAAGTCCTGAACACCCCTTTGGTCAGGATCGTCTGGGGCGGGATATTTTAAGCCGGATCATCTACGGGTCCAGAATATCTTTGGGAGTTGGTATGGCTACCGTGGGTGTTTCCTTAACCCTTGGACTCTTCATTGGTTCTATAGCCGGATATTACGGAGGTTTAGTCGATCAGCTCTTCATGAGGATAATTGATATTTTACAGGCCTTCCCGGGCATTTTACTGGCCATTTCTATTATCGCCATCCTGGGCCCCAGTTTGAGTCATGTCACTCTGGCTTTATGCTTAATGGGATGGGTCAGTTATGCCAGGATCGTGCGAGGCCAGGTTCTATTTTTACGTGAATATGAGTATGTTGCAGCCGCAAAAGCCTTAGGAGCCAGCGCCTCAAGGATTATTCTCCATCATATCCTACCCAACTTATTAGCCCCCGTTATGGTTCAGGCTACTTTTGGTATGGCAGGGGCCATTCTGGCAGAGGCAGGACTCAGTTTTCTGGGATTGGGAGCACAACCTCCAACCCCAAGCTGGGGATCTATGCTCAACGAAGGAAGGCAATTTCTTTTAGTTGCCCCCCATTTGACGACTTTTCCGGGGTTGGCTATTATGATAGTCGTTCTAGGGTTTAATTTTCTGGGGGACGGATTACGAGATATGTTAGATGTAAAAAGTGCCGATTGA
- a CDS encoding DUF6494 family protein — protein MNEEVFNMEVRKFLKKVGVTSQREIEKAVREAVQSGKLTGNEKLKARIKLEVEGIDLKLVIEDDLALS, from the coding sequence GTGAACGAAGAAGTTTTCAATATGGAAGTTCGAAAATTCCTTAAAAAGGTCGGAGTCACCTCACAACGGGAAATCGAGAAAGCGGTCCGGGAAGCTGTTCAATCGGGTAAGCTCACAGGTAATGAAAAACTCAAAGCCCGGATAAAGCTGGAGGTAGAGGGGATAGATCTGAAACTGGTCATCGAGGACGACCTTGCCTTGTCCTGA
- a CDS encoding response regulator: MGTSKKVKAKSSKILVVDDEPGILEFLTDLLTTFGYTLTTAAGGEQAIKFLETETFDVILVDLKMPRIDGLEVLRKAKALDPDAVVVFLTGYMTLENALDMMRAGGAFDCLTKPLEDIGHLQRVLEKAISFRRSRVEYKHRLEELTILHTREKAARLLEKKRVRELTTLIEVSRLITSSLNLKEVLNEILRLCSRLMSVNHAAILLANPHQELEYVESMGFVEEKNGFKIKIGEGLSGWVAAHGKTLEVWEVTADPRYNFPEVAKKHQLKSYLGAPLKLKEKTMGVLDIYTVGIPRKFSEDEIRLFSSFADQAAIVIDHVRLYEKLRGYKVGSSGNEQMV, translated from the coding sequence ATGGGGACTTCTAAAAAAGTTAAGGCAAAATCTTCTAAGATCTTAGTAGTAGATGATGAGCCTGGAATTCTGGAGTTTCTCACAGATCTTCTTACAACCTTTGGTTATACCCTTACCACGGCAGCCGGTGGAGAACAGGCCATTAAATTCCTGGAAACGGAGACTTTTGATGTCATTCTGGTGGATTTAAAAATGCCGCGAATCGATGGGTTAGAGGTTTTACGTAAAGCCAAAGCTTTGGATCCCGATGCCGTTGTGGTATTTTTAACCGGCTATATGACTCTGGAGAATGCCCTGGATATGATGCGAGCAGGGGGGGCCTTTGATTGCCTGACCAAGCCCCTTGAGGATATCGGGCATCTTCAACGGGTTTTAGAAAAAGCGATTTCTTTTCGAAGGTCTCGAGTAGAATACAAACACCGTTTGGAAGAATTAACGATTTTACATACCAGGGAAAAGGCGGCGAGGTTATTAGAAAAAAAGCGGGTCAGGGAACTTACCACCCTTATTGAAGTCAGCAGGCTGATTACTTCCTCTTTAAACTTGAAGGAGGTTTTAAACGAGATTCTACGACTTTGTAGCCGGTTAATGTCGGTGAACCATGCAGCGATTCTCCTGGCAAACCCTCACCAAGAATTGGAATATGTGGAAAGCATGGGATTTGTGGAAGAAAAAAATGGGTTCAAAATAAAGATCGGAGAAGGTCTTTCCGGGTGGGTTGCAGCCCATGGAAAAACCTTAGAGGTATGGGAGGTAACTGCAGACCCTCGATATAACTTTCCGGAGGTCGCCAAGAAGCATCAGTTAAAATCTTACCTGGGAGCCCCCTTGAAGCTAAAAGAGAAAACGATGGGCGTTTTAGATATTTATACGGTAGGAATTCCAAGGAAATTCTCGGAAGATGAAATCCGCCTGTTTTCCAGTTTTGCCGATCAAGCGGCGATTGTAATTGACCATGTTCGGTTGTATGAAAAACTCAGGGGATATAAAGTCGGGTCATCAGGTAATGAGCAGATGGTGTAA